The genomic DNA AACGTTCCCAAAGGTTTAGGCGAACCAGTATTTGATAAATTAGAAGCAGATATTGCCAAAGGTGTGATATCTCTCCCAGCTAGTAAAGGCTTTGAAATTGGTTCAGGTTTTGCTGGGACACTATTAACAGGAATTGAACATAACGACGAATTTTATATTGATGAAAACGGAGAGATTCGCACCGTCACAAACCGTTCTGGAGGCATTCAAGGGGGAATTTCCAACGGCGAAAATATAATTTTAAGAGTTGCATTTAAACCCACAGCCACAATTAGAAAAGAGCAAAAAACAGTTACTCAAGCCGGGGAAGAAACAGTATTAGCAGCCAAAGGAAGACATGATCCTTGTGTATTACCCCGTGCAGTCCCAATGGTTGAAGCGATGGTAGCTTTAGTATTGTGTGACCATTTATTACGCCATCATGGGCAGTGTCAGGTGTTGTAATTCATAATTTAAGGATGAGTAAAGAAACTGGTTATGAGCAAGATTTTCTGCTGTGGACGCAACAACAAGCTGAGTTGTTGAAAAATTGAGCAAATTCTTGACCCCAGTTTCTTCGTTTAACTGGAAGCATCTCTACAGAAAAATTAGGAGACTGTTTCATGACAAAATTGAGCAGTGAAAAGCAACTCTCAAGAATTATTTTAAAGGGTTTTAAATCCATCGCCGAATGTGACATCCAGCTTTCTGAACTCAATATACTTATTGGCTGTAATGGTGCTGGTAAATCTAACTTTATCGGCTTTTTTCGCATGGTGCAACAGATACTTGATGAACAGTTGCAACTTTTTGTAAGTCGCCAAGGTGGCCCAGATACAATCTTACATTTTGGTCGAAAAAAAACCAAACAACTAGAAATTGAGCTTTACTTTGGCAACAACGCATATTTTGCCACCTTTGAACCAACTCAAGATAATCGTCTCATGTTTTCCCAAGAGTCTTTTTGGTGGAAGATGGGCGGTGGGCGTAAAATCGGCAGTGGTCATTTTGAAACTAAAGCGTCAGAGGGTAATAAAACTCAAATTGACGACTACATATTACCTACTATGCGACAATGGCGTGTTTACCATTTCCATGATACCAGTGACACGGCTTATGTGAAGCAACCACATAGTATTAATGATAATATTTACCTGCGCCCAGATGGAAGTAATCTAGCCGCTTTTTTGTATTTATTAAAAGAGACTTATCCTGATTCTTATCAACGAATTATTAAAACAGTTAGACTGGTTGCTCCTTTTTTTGGCGATTTTTGTTTACGACCTTCTCCACAAAATAAGGAAGTAATAGAACTAGAATGGTTTGAGCAAAATCAAAATATTCCCTTCAAATCTCATCTTTTTTCTGATGGAACACTGCGTTTTATCTGTTTAGCAACGGTATTTTTACAACCGAGTTCTCTACAACCCGAAACGATTTTAGTTGATGAACCTGAGTTAGGTCTTCACCCTTATGCAATTACTGTATTGGCATCATTAATGCGTGCAATTTCCAGAGAAAAGCAAGTTATTGTTTCCACTCAATCAGTTGAACTATTAAATGAATTTGATGCTAAAGATGTAATTGTTGTGGATAGAGAAGATGGGAAATCATTACTTCGTAGATTAAAGGCAGATGATTTAGATGAGTGGTTGGAAGACTATAGTTTAGGAGAATTGTGGAAAAAGAACATCCTGGGAGGAAGACCTTCAAGATGATTCGAGTCAATGTTTTTGTGGAAGGACAGACAGAAGAAACTTTTGTCAGAGAATTGCTTTATGAGCATTTTCAGCGACAAAACATTTACCTCACTCCTATCCTGGTGCGAACTAGCTCAAGAGGGAAAGGTGGTATAGTCAGGTATGAAAAAATAAAACCGCAATTGCATCGAAAATGTCTTGAGGATAGTTCGGCATTCGTCACGACAATGTTTGATTTGTATGCCTTACCAAAAGACTTTCCTGGAAAAAATTCTCTGCCAAATACGAATGACCCATTTAAGAAAGCTGAATATCTGGAACAAGCAATGAGCGCAGATATTGGACAAAAAAATTTTATCCCCAATTTATTACTACATGAGTTTGAGGCACTTTTGTACAGCAATCCAACCGCCTTTAAGGGATGTTTTATCAAAGCATAGTAGACCAGCTACAGCGTGAGCGTGATTTGTTTCCTTCACCTGAACATATCAATGAAAGTCCGATGACAGCACCATCCAAAAGAATTATCAGTTGTTGCCCTAGATATGATAAACCATTACATGGATCTCTAATTGCCATAGATATAGGATTAGATATAATCCGTCAACAGTGTCAGCATTTTGATAAATGGTTAACGCATCTTGAAAACATTATATTGTAAACATATTTCTCTTTCCCTTGGCGCTCTTGGCGACTTCTCCCAAAGGGAGAGGCTAGCGCCAAGGCGGTTCGTTTAAAAAGTAATTTTAAAACTCAGATATAATTCCTATATATTACAACCTAACATATATGGAATTTATCACAATCTTAGGATTATGTGCAGCCACATTAACAACCAGCGCCTTCCTACCACAAATGTGGAAAACATGGCAAAGCAAATCAGCAAAAGATGTGTCTTACGTCATGCTGATTACATTTATGAGTGGTCTATTTTTATGGTTAATATATGGAATTTATTTAAAATCTTTACCAATTATTTTGGCTAACAGCTTCACCTTATTTTTCAACTTCATAATTCTATGGCTTAAAATTAAATATAGATAAACTTGCTTCTAATAAATACCTGTGACATCATCTCTATTTGCCTCTGAACGCCTT from Nodularia sp. LEGE 06071 includes the following:
- a CDS encoding AAA family ATPase, with protein sequence MTKLSSEKQLSRIILKGFKSIAECDIQLSELNILIGCNGAGKSNFIGFFRMVQQILDEQLQLFVSRQGGPDTILHFGRKKTKQLEIELYFGNNAYFATFEPTQDNRLMFSQESFWWKMGGGRKIGSGHFETKASEGNKTQIDDYILPTMRQWRVYHFHDTSDTAYVKQPHSINDNIYLRPDGSNLAAFLYLLKETYPDSYQRIIKTVRLVAPFFGDFCLRPSPQNKEVIELEWFEQNQNIPFKSHLFSDGTLRFICLATVFLQPSSLQPETILVDEPELGLHPYAITVLASLMRAISREKQVIVSTQSVELLNEFDAKDVIVVDREDGKSLLRRLKADDLDEWLEDYSLGELWKKNILGGRPSR
- a CDS encoding SemiSWEET transporter, which codes for MEFITILGLCAATLTTSAFLPQMWKTWQSKSAKDVSYVMLITFMSGLFLWLIYGIYLKSLPIILANSFTLFFNFIILWLKIKYR
- a CDS encoding DUF4276 family protein yields the protein MIRVNVFVEGQTEETFVRELLYEHFQRQNIYLTPILVRTSSRGKGGIVRYEKIKPQLHRKCLEDSSAFVTTMFDLYALPKDFPGKNSLPNTNDPFKKAEYLEQAMSADIGQKNFIPNLLLHEFEALLYSNPTAFKGCFIKA
- a CDS encoding DUF4276 family protein; this encodes MFYQSIVDQLQRERDLFPSPEHINESPMTAPSKRIISCCPRYDKPLHGSLIAIDIGLDIIRQQCQHFDKWLTHLENIIL